One Salvia splendens isolate huo1 chromosome 1, SspV2, whole genome shotgun sequence genomic window, GTTGATCAAATGCTTCTTCTCGATTATTcttcttgaagaagaagatgaagaagatgatcttcttcttcttcttttggtattttttgtatatgaaGGAGTCATTGTTTTggctagaaaaaaataaaataaaaaaaaaggtgtGGAATTTGATCTGAGGTTTGAGGAGAAAGCTATAACGAAGGGGGAAAGGGTAAAAGCGCTAATTGGATTGCTTTGTCGACCACTAGCGTTTTTTGACTCAAAAGCACCACCATATTCCTCGTTTTCTCTTTTTAAGGACCAAAAAATAGAAAGGTTGAGAAACAGTAGCAAAGAAGGTATATGAGaggaagatatatatatatatatatatatatatatatatatatatatatatatatatataaatagggaATGAGAGGAGACAACCAAAGCATTTGCAACTcttcatttttgcatgtatacatATACTACATGTGGCTAAAGGAATGATTTGGGGCAAAGGTATGTTTAATGATTAAGAATCCTTAAATTAAGGGAAGcggagtattaatttaaaagaatatgaaaatatagaaagaaaatcaaactaataaaatattattttttaattttttttaatactttaTTCTTAATTTTGCATATTTGTTGAagctaataaataaaatggactCTACTCAGCAAATGAGCAAACAGACTACTTAGcttttattaaaactcatgtcacaCTAagctaagaaaagaaaagaatgtATAAGTACTATTTTTTGGACTAAGGgagttatttttcttttaataaataaattagttttCGACTTTATTAATGTTTGGCTGCAATTCAAATAAGATCGTCTTAAATTTCAAAGTCTTAAAAGGCATGTTTTCTTCTTTTCACGAGATCTAATTcatatatctatacatatatataattaatttgaatatgTACCAGTTCATAAAAACGAAAAGGAATTGGTAAGTGAATTTACAAATTTACTCTAAAATGTGAAAGTCGTTAGCTAAACAAATCCTTTTACTACTATGAAAAATTGAACCACCATCGTGCTACCGTCATTGCTAAAATGCATATTCCTTAATTAATTTGGCTTAATACACCCCTATTTGGTAAATATTAAAGTGATAAGAGtgaatattatttataatttaatataatagtGGGTCTAATTTATCTTTCGTATATCATTCTGTCTTTAATTATATTCTCTTAAATTAAATCTATTCGTTACAATAAAATAGTtgattatagtagtagtattatattattgTGAATGGCATGGCCTACTtttaaaacacaaacacaatgATTTCTCTTAGTGGACATATATATGTTTCTCTATTAAAAACTATTAAAACTAGAACTTAACTACAAGGCAGAGAGGGAGGCCCAATTATCCTTTAGAGGCCATTTATTTACCTATTTGTCAAAATATAATTGGCCAGACATATTCCACTGTGGTATACTTGGACCATTGAATTTTTTCTCCATGGTATTCATATTAATCTTAGGATTTAATTACTTATgtgttttacattttattagGTGAATTCGAAGGACATTTATTAATTATGCTTTAACATACTGATTTAGCTGCAGTTTGATATCTTTAAATtccaatattttaaaattaattccgACAGTTTAGCCCACCACCCCAGAAACAGTTAATTGGGTAGTATAGTAATTAAGACTGCAAGATATTTAAGATATAATTAAGACTGTATGGGAAAGTCATGAACATTGTCATAAGTTCACCTCAAATATAAGCAAAttgtagattaaaaaaaatcaatttaaagGACAATTGGACTTTGGATACCACCCTgatatttgaaaattaaaattgaaacctTAAAATTTGAAATGAGTTTAATGAAGGGCACACGTGCAGTTTCACTGAATTTGTAGAGCTTTGGGATGCTCTGATCTTCATGCATGTGTGAGACTGtctcattcaattttatattgaCAAATTGTAtgcatttgtttgtgttttaGTGTATGTACAATCACTAAACCATGTGTGTACATATTTCTAATTAGTGTTCCAATTTCGAgcataaaatatgtaaaaaaaaagtaagaattttaaagaaagaataaaagatTAACAGCTTTCGGAAATTTAACTACTTACAATGGTACGATTTTAAtaatcattaaattaaaataattataaaaaatctcTAAGTAcgataaatttataaaaagtcAATGTGTTGTGAATCGAACTAAACACCATATTAACAGCTTTCCGGTACAGATTCCaactttttaaataaaaccGGTTCCGGTTAGAACCGGAACCGACCGGTTCCTAACCGGAAATCGGATTATAATtcaattgtttttataatttaatatactgATGAAtctaatttaattgaattaattttgaattaaagtaaaataatttgaaatattgaGTGATTTTTAGATTGAAACAGTGTTAGATTTGCGAGCTCTGTTTTCTGAAGtactatttaaaatatttaaaccaGGGGCGGAGCCAGGATTTCAATTCAACGGGGGCAAAAATATATCTAAgaagaaattttaaaagtttGAGGTGGGACATTTATAaaggaaataattttttttttaaattactcCATGAAATAATACTAAATGAAATATATTGgggaggggcaaatgccccttaTCCCCTCCTAGTAGATCCGCCCGTGATTTAAACCATAATACTTTGAATCTACAATTATTTCTCCAATCCCTTTTTTATAAACTAACTACAATGAGTAGGACATCAtaagtttgtttttaatttccaacaaaacttatacaaatacaataaCATTTCATATGAtagaaatttaactttataacaAATTTACGATTTAAACCTGTTTGTGAATAATTTATCAAATGTTCCGTTATAAACTAAAAAGTCACAACAAGATCAATTAATATTGGAAATTCCATTGAATATTTGTTTagccaaaaaatgaaaaattgaattcaatttcaaaactcatttttttaaaaaaaaattgctaaAGTTTAGAACtcctattttttataaaaaagcTGCTAACATAAACTAGTCCGACCTATTACACTTTGCATCACTCTTATccatatatgaatattattgtattattggtttgtattttttgtgtatttatttaaatttttaggtattatttgttatatttctAGATGTtggattattaattttttagtattgaactatttaaaattataaataaattcggattaaaattacacatcgtttccggttcggaaccggaatcAACCGGTTCttaaccggccggttccggttccggttccgattctaggatttatgaaaatttaaaaccGGTTAACCGGTCAACCGGTCCGGTTAGAACCGGAACCGACCGAATAAGCAGGCGTAGTGAGATATATACTAAAAAGTAGTTggagtataattattttttgatgTGACATATACTCAAAAATGAGTTTAAGTTTGACATAAATACTTGGAGATGACCTTAGAATTGAAACTACTCCATAAATTATGAAAGGTAATAgacaatttttcttaaacatAACACCCCAAAAACTATCCTCGtggaaaataatactccatctgtttgTGATTTAAAGTCTCATTTAGCTATTTTGGACTGTTCAAGATTTAAagtctcatttacttttttccatTCTAAACATGTGGCCCCACCatccaattaaatcattatgctaatattctattataactcaatatataaaagtagagtCAAATGGAGTAATAGTAAATCAGAACAATTAAAATCCCACTATATatgttactaatatttttaaaaaatcaatcaatATCTTGGGCCCAAGTTGTGGTTTGTATGGGCTTTTCTACACTAACACAGTGTATCATTTAATACTGCAACCTAAAGTCCTAAATCAGCCCATCTACCACTATGATTAATtcacatcatctttataatttgCACAATTGGAAATATTCAGAATCTCTGATCCAATTAGAGACTATGTAACGTATCTTCAGACcaagaaaataaatcaattttcaaCTCCACTATTGATGCCAAAACACCAGGATTAATTAGTATTGACGGGTCTCCGATTCTCGATTAATTGTTCCATTTTAAACTAAAAAGGCACAACAAGATCAATTAGTATTGGAAATTCCATTGAATATTTGTTCagccaaaaaaggaaaatggatttcaattttaaaacttaattttcaaaaaaaataattgctaAATTTTAGaactctttttttaaaaaaagaattgcCAACATAACTAGTCCGGACTACTATTTGTTAATTCGTTTGATGATTCTTTACAAAATAGTAAGGAGTACTACACTTGAAAATTGGCATCACTCTTACCCATCAATTAAGGACATGAATATTATTGTATTGttgatttgtattttttgtgtatttattttaatttttagttgttATATTTCTAGACATTGGgtcattatttttttagtattgagttaactaatattacaaatgaattCATATTAAAATTACACATTGGTTATGGTTCTGGAGTTTATGAAAAATTGAAACCGGTCTGgttagaaccggaaccggccgaaTAGGCAGGCCTAGTATTGAACCCACATGATATGTTTGAGAATCGATAACCGGAGAGAGCACTGACTGCGGCTGCATTATTTTtctaaagaaaaaattaaagcaattattagaaaaaacaaataaacaaacaaacaatGACCAAATTTATAGaactatttttccattttgtccacgatttatagaaacatttactttattccacttttagtatGCGGACTTCACATTCCACCAATTTTTTTACATTCacaatccaatataaaactaatactttaaatgggTACTACGTTCCACTCATTTTCTCCCTTTACttttcaaacaatttcttaaaattcgtgttgagtattatttaatatttcatccGTTCATAAAAATACACACTTTTGAGAAGATACtagttttaatacacaattgttAAAGTAGAGGAGTGATAGGAAGAAAAAATTATTGGAGTATTGATAGTGAATAATAGGGGTACtttattagagagagaaaagtggTACTATGAGCCAAAAATGGAAAAGAGCAAGTACTATATTTTAGGTTAAAATGAGAGTAATGATTGTTTCGCAACCTTTTGCAACTAGTAGTTTCCGAAGGTTAGGCCATTTGAAGGATTTATCAAAAATCAATTAGCAACATAATGAAAGAGGCGAAATGAAGCAAGAATTCCACTTATATAGCATCCCTAATTCATGAAAGCACGACTATACAGTAGTGCACCGAACAACAAaggagaaaagaaaacaacagcCACGAAATAAGGTAGTGGAGTAggcaccacaccacaccacaccatcCCCAATTTTCCCATCACGCCTAAAACAACCACCTCTACTTTGCATACTTGATGACTTGCTCAAAGTGGTGGGCCGTGTCGGCCGGATGCGCTTCCATCCTCGGCCGTTCTGGCACTACCCACCGCCCCTCCCCGCTCCTCACCAtccccttgtgctcgtcctgcCACCAATTTGGCGGCACGCCATATTCCGGCTTCAAGAAGTCGCAGCTCTTGTTCACCAGTGCCACATCTCTCTTGGACGCTAACCAGAACTTTTCACCTGTTGGATATACACAAGTCAATTTGTCGATATTTTGACAAACTAATGTACTCCATTTAATTACTTAAATTAAGATAAAGTATATGCTAAGTATATGCACGTATGAGTTTGTCGTCAACTGATAGTATTATTATAGGATGAATTTACGTAGATTTTACTTATTTAATATACGTAAACGAGAGTGTACCTTTGGCGTGGTAGCCATCCAGCAAGTGCAAATGCGCCTCAAGGTTGTGCGCACATCTCAAGTCCATGGTGTTCTTTAGGAATGGGGAGTGTGTGTGATCCAAACCTAACTCCACACCTACGTGGGCGTAGCTCCATGGAAAAGACATAGCATCCTCTAGGTATTTCTGGTACTGAAATTTCTCATTCGTGATGATCCCGGGGACCGTCGGCACCCGGTCGTGCACGTTCACCACTCGGAGCACCTTGACCCCGAGCTCGTCGCACCGCTCCTTGAACCTCAAATTCCCTACTCTAGGCCCGCCGAAGGAGAACACCGTGATGGGGATACCGCTGTTGAGCTTCACCTCCGCCACGTCGTAGGCGCTGAGCAGGGCCAGCGCCGCGCCCAGGCTGTGCCCCGTGATGGTGATGCTGAGGTCCTCGCCCCTGAAGCGGTGGATGATCCGCCTCAGCTCGGCCAGGACCTGCTCACGGGCAGAGAAGGAGCAGAACGCGCAGTTCTGCTCCTTCTCCTTGGAGGTGTAGAGGTCGAAGAAGCCGGACTCGATCTTGACGTTTGGGTCGTCGCGGAAGTGGGCGGGGCGGAGGATGTCCTTGAGGTCGTGGATCCACTCCAGGTAGGTGACGGTGCCGCGCCAAGCCACGACAACGTCGCGGCGGCCGAGGCGGCGGAGCTCGTGGTCGTcggtggcgacggcgacgtAGCCCATCCAGTTGGCGTGGGGGCTCCAGATATTGTTATTGTTAGTGGTGGATTTCTGGAAGAAGTTGGGGAGGTTGATGTTGGAGGTGGCGTAGAGGTAGCGGGTGAGGGTGTAGCCTCGGTCGGACatgccgaggcggtggaagaaGCGGGGTGGGTCGTACTTGCAGGTGCCGCAGTATTTGGAGTGGGGGTCGAAGTCGAAGGAGTCGTAGCAGGACTGGGCCATCTCGCCGTAGCGGATGATTTCTCGCCGGAGGTGGGGGTTCATGGGGTCTAGAAGCTTCTCCCAGTTGCTCTGGCCCTGGATTTCGCGCCAGATTTGGTGGAGGGGGCGAGAGTCTGTTTCGATGCTTGAGAGAGTTGAGCAGCTTGTAATAGTGTGAATCGATGGCTCGCGTAATTTTCTTTTGTTGGGGAAGTATAGTTTGAGGTTTGTTGGCGTTTGGGTGGGTGGTGGAAGGAAGTGGTGGGAAGAAGTGATTTTGTGGTTGGGAGAGGAGTGAAGGGAAGCCATGGGAGTGGAGAAGAGAGCTACATCTATAATTAGCTCTAAATGGACAGCTATATAGAACAAGATAGTTCACTACAAAGAGGGAAATTTCTTGAGTTTGTGGATGCTGGCGCATCATCGAACTTTATAGGTTCATGTACAAGAGTTATACACGTAGCTAGGTAAAGTTAGACAAATCGAAATAAATTTACCTACCATTAAATTAGTTAGTCATATGGGTGAAATGTGATGGAAAGTTTTGATATGGTGAAACCATAGCACTATGCCAAATGTTGAAATTCAggcttaataaaataaatagtagtagtattaagaAGAGAGTGAAAACACAAGGtgtaatgtaatgtaatgtaatgtaatgtaatgtaatgtaatgtaGAGAGTAGAGAGAGCGGCGCACCTCTGCAATGCCGATTACAACCACCACTGCATTCCTAATCCTCTCGCATCTCATAAACACTCCCTGTTTCGAAATGCTGCCGCAACCAACAGTGAGTGAAAGGAAGGCAGAGTAAAGTACCTGGATCGATTATTCTGAGGTATTTCGACCTTTGGCATTGAATGTGGCGTAAATGCTGTTTTtcatgtgtgttttttttactaGGACTACATTTTATGgcctgacattcttttgattTCTCCAGACTCTGTAAGGAAAACTTGTTCAATTAATGAGCTGGAAATTGTATTTGCTGATGTG contains:
- the LOC121802718 gene encoding phospholipase A1-Igamma3, chloroplastic-like isoform X2, with protein sequence MASLHSSPNHKITSSHHFLPPPTQTPTNLKLYFPNKRKLREPSIHTITSCSTLSSIETDSRPLHQIWREIQGQSNWEKLLDPMNPHLRREIIRYGEMAQSCYDSFDFDPHSKYCGTCKYDPPRFFHRLGMSDRGYTLTRYLYATSNINLPNFFQKSTTNNNNIWSPHANWMGYVAVATDDHELRRLGRRDVVVAWRGTVTYLEWIHDLKDILRPAHFRDDPNVKIESGFFDLYTSFSAREQVLAELRRIIHRFRGEDLSITITGHSLGAALALLSAYDVAEVKLNSGIPITVFSFGGPRVGNLRFKERCDELGVKVLRVVNVHDRVPTVPGIITNEKFQYQKYLEDAMSFPWSYAHVGVELGLDHTHSPFLKNTMDLRCAHNLEAHLHLLDGYHAKGEKFWLASKRDVALVNKSCDFLKPEYGVPPNWWQDEHKGMVRSGEGRWVVPERPRMEAHPADTAHHFEQVIKYAK
- the LOC121802718 gene encoding phospholipase A1-Igamma3, chloroplastic-like isoform X1 gives rise to the protein MASLHSSPNHKITSSHHFLPPPTQTPTNLKLYFPNKRKLREPSIHTITSCSTLSSIETDSRPLHQIWREIQGQSNWEKLLDPMNPHLRREIIRYGEMAQSCYDSFDFDPHSKYCGTCKYDPPRFFHRLGMSDRGYTLTRYLYATSNINLPNFFQKSTTNNNNIWSPHANWMGYVAVATDDHELRRLGRRDVVVAWRGTVTYLEWIHDLKDILRPAHFRDDPNVKIESGFFDLYTSKEKEQNCAFCSFSAREQVLAELRRIIHRFRGEDLSITITGHSLGAALALLSAYDVAEVKLNSGIPITVFSFGGPRVGNLRFKERCDELGVKVLRVVNVHDRVPTVPGIITNEKFQYQKYLEDAMSFPWSYAHVGVELGLDHTHSPFLKNTMDLRCAHNLEAHLHLLDGYHAKGEKFWLASKRDVALVNKSCDFLKPEYGVPPNWWQDEHKGMVRSGEGRWVVPERPRMEAHPADTAHHFEQVIKYAK